A DNA window from Panthera tigris isolate Pti1 chromosome X, P.tigris_Pti1_mat1.1, whole genome shotgun sequence contains the following coding sequences:
- the LOC122235237 gene encoding peptidyl-prolyl cis-trans isomerase A-like, producing MPLPRKLWCCPATVDPTVFFNVTVDGGPLGHVSFEPVAGKVPKTAENFCARSTGEKGFGDKGSCFRRIIWEFLCQDCACTCHNGTGGQSIYGEKSDDENFILKHTGPGILSVAHAGPNTNTSQVFIPTAKTEWLDGKHVASGKVKERRNIAEATEGFGSRNAKANRKTTIADRHLTCVLS from the coding sequence ATGCCACTGCCCCGGAAGCTCTGGTGCTGTCCAGCCACCGTCGACCCCACCGTGTTCTTCAACGTCACCGTGGATGGCGGGCCCTTGGGCCATGTCTCCTTTGAGCCGGTTGCAGGCAAAGTTCCAAAGACAGCAGAAAACTTTTGTGCTCGGAGCACTGGGGAGAAAGGATTTGGTGATAAAGGTTCCTGCTTTCGCAGGATTATTTGGGAATTTCTGTGCCAGGACTGTGCCTGCACATGCCATAATGGCACTGGTGGCCAGTCCATCTATGGGGAGAAATCTGACGATGAGAATTTCATCCTGAAGCACACGGGTCCTGGCATCTTGTCCGTGGCACACGCTGGACCCAACACAAATACTTCCCAGGTTTTCATCCCCACTGCCAAGACTGAGTGGTTGGATGGCAAGCATGTGGCCTCTGGCAAggtgaaagagagaaggaatatTGCAGAAGCCACGGAGGGCTTTGGCTCCAGGAATGCCAAGGCCAACAGGAAGACCACTATTGCTGACCGACACTTGACTTGTGTTTTATCTTAA